The Terriglobia bacterium region CCTGCGGCCGGAACCGGAAAAGGGAGTGTCCTTTATGTCTCGGTTCTGCAGGGGAATGCGTGGTCCGCACCCAAAGTGATTGCGCGCGGCACGAACTGGTTCGTCAACCCCGCGGATTTCCCCTCGATAGTGGTGATGCTCGATGGGACGCTCGCCGCGCACTGGCTGGTTTCGAACGACGGCCCGGAAGCGGAAGTCTACGACGTGGACCTTTCCTTTTCGAAGGACGGCGGCGTCAGCTGGACAAAACCTGTCGTTCCGCATCGCGATCGCAAAAAGCGGCAGCACGGTTTCGTATCGTTGACGCCGCTGCCTGACGGGAAACTTGCAGCAGTGTGGCTCGACGGCCGCAATATGGCCGATGAAGATCATGGGGATATGGCGTTGATGTATACGACCATCACTCCCGCCGGTGTGCTCGGCACGGAATCGCAAATCGACAGTCGCGTATGCGAGTGTTGCAAGACCGCAATGGCGGTCACACCGGATGGTCTCATCGCCGTGTACCGCGACCGCTCCGATAAGGAGATCCGTGACATCTCGGTCTCGCGCTATGCGAATGGCCGCTGGTCCGCGCCGCAAGACCTCACGAAAGATGGGTGGAAAATTGAGGGCTGCCCCATCAACGGCCCTGCGGTCTCATCGTCCGGAAAAAACGTCGCGGTGGCCTGGTTTACGGCTCCCCTGGAAAAAGCCCAGGTGAATCTGATGATGTCTTCGGATGGCGGCAAGACCTTCGGCCCAAAAATCCGGATCGATGAAGGTAATCCCGCGGGCCGGGTCGAAGTGTTGAGCCCGGCATCGGGTGGAGCGATTGTGAGTTGGGTCGAACGCACGCAGGGCAACGGACCTCAGCTCCACCTGCGCCAGATCGACGCAAACGGCAAGGTGGCTGCGGTGGTCAACGTTTCGGCAGCGGCGCGTGTGGCGTCAGGTGGATTTCCGAAAATGGCGGCATCCGGAAAGGGAATTGTCGTTGCCTGGACGGATTCGGGCGATCCTTCCCGCGTGCACACCACGGTCGTGAATCCGTGAATGGTGAAATATGCGGATTCTCGTGGTTGAAGATGAGGTCAAAGTCGCGAATGCGTTGAAGGAAGGCTTCGCGGGCGAACGCTATGAAGCCGTGGTGGCGCATACGGGCGAGGACGCATTCTTCCGGATCAACACCGAAAAATTCGATGTCATCGTCCTCGATGTGATGCTGCCGGGCCGGGACGGACTTCAGATTCTGTCGACGGTCCGAAAAAGCGGTGTTCAGACTCCCGTTCTTCTTTTAACCGCGCGCGACACGCTGGAAGACCGCGTCGCCGGTTTGAACGGCGGAGCCGACGACTACGTGGTCAAGCCATTCGCTTTCGAGGAATTGCTGGCGCGGGTCCGCGCGCTCGTCCGGCGGGGCCGTCCTTCGGACACGCTGCGCCTCGGCGCCGGCGATCTCGATATGGATCTGATCTCGCGAAAGGTCAGCCGGGGCGGGCGCGCGGTGGAGCTGACGACACGGGAATTCGAGCTTCTGGAGTACCTGCTGCGGCATCAGGGGCAGGTCGTGTTGCGTGATACACTAGCCCGAGAAGTCTGGAAAGAGCCAACCCGCGGAACGCCGTTGAACAACGTTATCGATGTTCATATCGCCAGGCTGCGCCGGAAAATCGATCTCGATAAACCGCTCAAGTTGATTCACACGGTCCGGGGCGTTGGTTTCATGTTGCGGGAGGGAGAACCGTAAGTATGATGCGCATCCAACCGCGAAGTGTGCGCGTCCGTCTGACGCTCTGGTATGTCGGCGTGATGTTGCTCGTGCTCGGCGTTTATGCGGGCGCCATCTACACAGTGGTACGCAACAATTCTTCGCAACGGCTCGACGACCGCTTGCGCGACGATTTTGACTGGGCCTCCGACATGCTTGCCCAGCGTCCGGATGGTTCGATCGCTCCATACGACGAAACCGGCGAAGGCGACAGCCCATGGCTTCAGGTTTATGGCCTCGACGGGCAGCTTTTGTACAAGACGCCGGAAGCACGGCGCAATCCGGTTGCTTCCAGCGACAAGCTTGCCAGCAAACCCGATGAGCAGATTGTGACGGTTCCCAACGTCTACCCGCCGTTTCGCGTGATGAGCGGCGGAGCGCGGATCGGCGGCAAGCCTGTCGTCGTCCAAGTCGCGCGCTCCGAAGCCTCGATCAATCAGGACCAGCGGCAGTTGTTTTATATTCTTCTCCTCGGTTTACCTGCGGCGGTCGCTGTGGCGGGAGTCGGAGGGTATGGCCTCGCGAGGCGGGCGCTTGCGCCCGTCGATCGCATGGTCGAGCGGGCCCGTTCGATCAACGCCGAACAATTGAATGCGCGGCTCCCGGTCGACAATCCGGGCGACGAACTGGGCCGTCTGGCCACAGTATTCAATGACACCTTTGCACGGCTCGAAGCCTCATTTGAGCGGATGCGTCACTTTACCGCGGATGCGTCGCATGAGTTGCGAACGCCCCTGACTGCCATCCGCAGCGTCGGAGAAGTCGGCTTGCGCGGCCGCCGTGACGAGGCGGCGTACC contains the following coding sequences:
- a CDS encoding sialidase family protein; the encoded protein is MAKKLWLAAVLLLVFVAVSRPAAPLPPAAADLKSPAGSGSAEPNLAAAPDGRVFMTWIEPAAGTGKGSVLYVSVLQGNAWSAPKVIARGTNWFVNPADFPSIVVMLDGTLAAHWLVSNDGPEAEVYDVDLSFSKDGGVSWTKPVVPHRDRKKRQHGFVSLTPLPDGKLAAVWLDGRNMADEDHGDMALMYTTITPAGVLGTESQIDSRVCECCKTAMAVTPDGLIAVYRDRSDKEIRDISVSRYANGRWSAPQDLTKDGWKIEGCPINGPAVSSSGKNVAVAWFTAPLEKAQVNLMMSSDGGKTFGPKIRIDEGNPAGRVEVLSPASGGAIVSWVERTQGNGPQLHLRQIDANGKVAAVVNVSAAARVASGGFPKMAASGKGIVVAWTDSGDPSRVHTTVVNP
- a CDS encoding response regulator transcription factor, translated to MRILVVEDEVKVANALKEGFAGERYEAVVAHTGEDAFFRINTEKFDVIVLDVMLPGRDGLQILSTVRKSGVQTPVLLLTARDTLEDRVAGLNGGADDYVVKPFAFEELLARVRALVRRGRPSDTLRLGAGDLDMDLISRKVSRGGRAVELTTREFELLEYLLRHQGQVVLRDTLAREVWKEPTRGTPLNNVIDVHIARLRRKIDLDKPLKLIHTVRGVGFMLREGEP
- a CDS encoding ATP-binding protein, which gives rise to MMRIQPRSVRVRLTLWYVGVMLLVLGVYAGAIYTVVRNNSSQRLDDRLRDDFDWASDMLAQRPDGSIAPYDETGEGDSPWLQVYGLDGQLLYKTPEARRNPVASSDKLASKPDEQIVTVPNVYPPFRVMSGGARIGGKPVVVQVARSEASINQDQRQLFYILLLGLPAAVAVAGVGGYGLARRALAPVDRMVERARSINAEQLNARLPVDNPGDELGRLATVFNDTFARLEASFERMRHFTADASHELRTPLTAIRSVGEVGLRGRRDEAAYREIIGSMLEEADRLALLVDRLLTLSRADTGQAKLSMDFVDVRELAEEVAEQLGVLAEEKEQSIQVRFETAPHWIGDRVVLRQALLNLVDNAIKYTPAGGAIEIRVAQTAEGTTIEVADTGPGIPAELQSRIFDRFYRVDRA